The following proteins are co-located in the Salvelinus fontinalis isolate EN_2023a chromosome 41, ASM2944872v1, whole genome shotgun sequence genome:
- the LOC129840570 gene encoding uncharacterized protein LOC129840570, producing the protein MADQGTSTPSIIGIVTIFCCIYGGQFVNAAGPSTTRYVITNGNVIINPGIRGGVLQEILWKHGVNKAVEWDTAGIWEFRDFKGRTSLNSTTGEITIRQLTKQLSGVYEAECMIGGEILTFQQRVEVIDPVSQPEVTCELNGTVATLFCSAEGPLVEYRWSWPDHQGEMWSQEQSGQHYNTTSPESDSYSCEARNPVSEKTQTYNSNDCLAKRDSRDIEGNPEMYIYTGIGVGVLLLVAVVVAVVVWLIKKRSKGQANSVAQSRSVGSLGDTTADTFQSGHDIPVPLDLWRTGNASHLEEDREKAVAISPAEIRKEDKKLLLDEELTWNTSVKDRVNQINQTSKAVKTGEGEGEGEKKPLLDKAGSTDSDVIVSNIPFKLNNQNQVWGGESRKRQREEKEQNAESKQNMNVTLGSITEDTSQTAPPKPPRSSLNYNSPYPQILETQHSREHHGRGPDQSISGYGTEGDGEGDGQLMSHKTLDTGEESGGKEVGTREEGEHVEKEKVVEDDLVRVEGEGQEETGRRGDGGEKKGQEREMENNEEEQVKGEEEDRGKKGEKGEEGKSPTSPEQPLPRKAPRPPLAPKPSSIRHGNQMGVEQGSIVKTMKTQRSSSQVDREGGTPGLSGLRRPTSSMSNSTYTPDRSSPELSAGLRATAFSPKIDSGTVSKPGKSSSGAPSGPVDTSSDTTCTAIESSSDTPTETSKATASVPGETS; encoded by the exons CAGCTGGACCGTCCACCACCCGTTATGTCATCACAAACGGCAATGTCATCATCAATCCTGGGATCCGTGGTGGAGTTCTACAGGAGATCCTCTGGAAACATGGTGTAAATAAGGCGGTGGAATGGGACACTGCCGGGATATGGGAATTTCGTGATTTTAAAGGGAGGACATCATTGAACAGTACAACAGGAGAAATCACTATCAGACAGCTGACCAAGCAGCTCAGTGGGGTGTATGAGGCAGAGTGTATGATTGGTGGGGAAATACTGACCTTTCAGCAGAGAGTGGAAGTCATTG ACCCAGTATCACAACCTGAAGTCACCTGTGAATTGAACGGTACCGTGGCAACACTTTTCTGCAGTGCTGAGGGTCCACTGGTGGAGTACCGCTGGTCTTGGCCTGACCACCAGGGGGAGATGTGGAGCCAGGAGCAGAGTGGACAGCACTACAACACCACATCCCCAGAGTCAGACAGCTACAGCTGTGAGGCCAGGAACCCAGTCAGTGAGAAGACACAGACCTACAACAGCAACGACTGCCTGGCCAAGAGAGATAGCCGAGATATAGAAG gtaatCCTGAGATGTACATATACACTGGTATTGGTGTAGGTGTCTTGCTGTtggttgctgttgtggttgctgTTGTGGTCTGGCTCATCAAGAAGCGTTCCAAAG GCCAAGCTAATTCTGTGGCTCAATCAAGATCTGTCGGCTCCCTTGGTGACACCACAGCTGATACTTTCCAATCCGGTCATGACATCCCTGTTCCTCTAGATTTGTGGAGAACAGGGAATGCCAGCCATCTTGAAGAGGATCGAGAGAAGGCGGTGGCAATCAGCCCGGCAGAGATTAGGAAAGAGGATAAAAAGCTATTACTAGATGAAGAACTTACTTGgaacacaagtgtaaaggacaGGGTCAATCAGATCAACCAGACCAGCAAGGCTGTGAAaactggagagggagagggagagggagagaagaaaccATTACTAGACAAGGCAGGATCCACTGattcagatgttattgtgagtaaTATCCCATTCAAACTGAACAACCAGAatcaggtgtggggtggggagtccagaaagagacagagggaagaaaaAGAGCAGAACGCAGAATCCAAACAGAACATGAACGTTACCTTGGGGAGTATTACCGAGGATACCAGCCAAACTGCTCCCCCGAAGCCACCTCGGAGCAGCCTTAACTATAATTCACCGTACCCACAGATTCTGGAGACACAGCATAGCAGAGAGCATCATGGGAGAGGACCTGACCAAAGTATTAGTGGTTATGgcacagagggagatggagagggagatggacagCTTATGTCCCACAAAACCTTAGACACAGGGGAGGAGAGCGGAGGAAAGGAGGTGGGgacaagagaggagggagagcacGTTGAGAAAGAGAAGGTAGTAGAAGATGATTTagtgagagtggagggagagggacaagaaGAAACAGGAAGGAGAGGTGATGGAGGAGAAAaaaagggacaggagagagagatggaaaataatgaagaagagcaggtgaaaggagaggaagaagacagagggaagaaaggagagaagggagaggaaggaaagagccCAACTTCTCCCGAACAACCACTCCCCCGCAAAGCCCCCCGACCACCTCTCGCCCCAAAACCATCATCTATAAGACATGGCAACCAGATGGGTGTAGAACAAGGAAGCATAGTGAAGACAATGAAAACCCAGAGGAGCAGTAGTCaggtagacagagaggggggaacacCTGGCCTATCAGGTCTGAGGAGACCAACTAGCTCAATGTCAAACAGTACATACACTCCTGATAGAAGCAGTCCAGAATTGTCAGCTGGTCTCAGAGCCACAGCATTTAGTCCAAAGATAGACAGTGGTACTGTATCCAAACCAGGAAAGTCCAGTTCAGGTGCACCCTCTGGACCAGTAGACACCAGTTCAGATACAACTTGTACAGCAATAGAGAGTAGCTCAGATACTCCAACAGAGACCAGTAAAGCTACAGCCTCTGTACCAGGAGAAACCAGTTGA
- the LOC129840251 gene encoding papilin-like has translation MDTVYSTVGEKSSRDYSMNQNNNNQPTNTVGESKTDGSAAPVGEDESKTDGSAAPVGEDGSKTDGSAAPVGEDESKTDGSTAPVGEDESKTDGSAAPVGEDESKTDGSAAPVGEDESKTDGSTASVGEDESKTDGSAAPGGDLNAAEKGEANGEVSMLLNEDTVKYDNGKGAAEENSAL, from the exons ATGGATACAGTTTACAGCACTGTAGGAGAGAAGTCTTCTAGAGATTATTCCATGAATCAGAATAATAACAATCAGCCCACTAACACAG TGGGCGAGTCTAAAACAGATGGCAGCGCTGCACCAGTGGGCGAGGATGAGTCCAAAACGGATGGCAGCGCTGCACCAGTGGGCGAGGATGGGTCTAAAACGGATGGCAGCGCTGCACCAGTGGGCGAGGATGAGTCCAAAACGGATGGCAGTACTGCACCAGTGGGCGAGGATGAGTCCAAAACGGATGGCAGCGCTGCACCAGTGGGCGAGGATGAGTCCAAAACGGATGGCAGCGCTGCACCAGTGGGCGAGGATGAGTCTAAAACGGATGGCAGTACTGCATCAGTGGGCGAGGATGAGTCTAAAACGGATGGCAGCGCTGCACCAGGGGGTGACCTAAACGCAGCTGAAAAAGGAGAGGCAAATGGAG AGGTGTCCATGCTGCTGAACGAAGACACGGTGAAGTACGACAATGGAAAGGGGGCAGCAGAAGAGAATTCAGCATTGTAG